The DNA region AATATACTCAAATAAAACTAACATTATACCATTAAAGATATAAATTTCAACATAAACATACActcatcaaaaaatctgcaaagtaCTTAGTCCtcatcaacactttttttttgtagaatcgcgataactcgtgatggttaaaAGAAAACGACTTTTGTttggatatatatatatattttttggaattgtctgctctacaactttttaaatcatttttaaattgtaaaatgaaaaaaaatgttctaaatggaaaataactaaataacccttctgggttattgcagattcaaaaagaacattaaatttcctttaaaatgacttgtttacaaaatttccaCAGTTGAGTATCAGAAAAAaagcagagttttttttatgtttttttttttcaatgaaaaatacgttttttcggcaTTTCTGAGttatccctcatattcggaacagttttcagatcggccaatgttcaacaaatcatagaaaatcgataattaaacaaaatgatttatttttaccttcatgtgaaagcttttcttgtgatctttcgattgatttatcgattttgaaaaaaaaaaacattttttttttgatacttctgactcaaagcggtttcaaaaacacccaaaagtcaaaaactggaaatttagtttattggaccttttcaaaaaaaaaaaaactccagatttgttctCTCCAGGAGTTCATATTTTTGACTTCACACAcggaaaccaataaaactcaagcttagtaatgtgttatacatggtctgataatattttttgtgaaaatatcagttacattcaggtgttccacaattgtgggaggcacaataacatcccacaattatggaacaggaaATTTGGaagcagtgttttgctgctctggataaaatagtcttgaaatgcagtttttttttaacaagaacTACTTGTACTAGTGAAAAaacaagataatgtccaaataaaggtcctaaaaatagtagggacGACAGAAAAGATGCTTTTGGCATGCTGAAAAGAATTTtagatatgggtaattctctaccaactcacacgaaatcgggaaaagttgtcctgacccctcttcgatttgcgtgaaactttgtcctaaggggtaacttttgtccctgatcacgaaaccgaggtccgttttttgatatctcgtgacggaggggtggtacgaccccttccattttcgaacatgcgaaaaaagaggtgtttttcaacaatttgcagcctgaaacggtgatgagatagaaatttggtgtcaaagggacttttgtgtaaaattagacgcccgatttgatggcgtactcagaattccgaataaacgtatttttcatcgaaaaaaacactaaaaaagttttaaaaattctcccattttccgttactcgactgtaaaaatttttggaacatgtcattttatgggaaatttaatgtacttttcgaatctacattgtcccaaaaaggtcattttttcatttagaacaaaatttttcattttaaaatttcgtgttttttctaactttgccgggttattttttagagtgtaacaatgttctacaaagttgtagagcagacaattacaaaaattttgatttatagacataaggggtttgcttataaacatcacgagttatcgcggttttacgaaaaaaagttttgaaaaagttactttttgcgtttctctttgtttcgtcgtccgtgtctgtcactggtgaccatgaatggccatgatcgatgacgaccaactttgacctacgccgtgttaagatggtccgaaaaattgccgTAGATCgtagattttcacaaaataaacacatttaAAGAAGCATAACTTCGCGCCGATTCAACCAATATTATCGCTccaggttgcattcgacagcTGATTagttgtgatttaaaaaaatatcagaatttaACCCTGACTTAACAAAATAACAGACGAAATGCCTAACAATATGCTTTATTTATTGTTACAGTACTGTAACTGTTAAAACCACCAAACATATCAATGAATTTCTCAAACCTTTACGGCTTCAACCGATCTGTGGtccgaaattaaaaataaaatgtaaaagattttaaaagtctttatttattaaaaaatacattcataAGCATTATCGAGGAATAAataagagagatgtgagccgttaacatggagtgaaactttcacAGTTGTCGTGGAATACTTGACAGCAGCttaacagaaagtttaacttcaTGTTACActcttaatttctcgatacaaaGTATCCAGAACAGGTTATAatcgattttacaagtttttgcAGTGAGTGCAGTGTTTAAGacttaaccaatatttttttattatcctgaaaaaaaatatgtttttaaataatactaaaaagttatgttttgaaatttgttttaagcgtgaaaattcactaaccattcccaagtaacattttcagttttctacCTGTCTTGAGGAGAGATTCAAGTTATCTTAGctaaaaatgttcataaaatcattttatcTCCAGGACAACAATAAATCAGCATTAAACCTGAGTTAAGAGCAAAGTGGACTATTTTAGGTGGTTATCAACCCCTTTTATTAGGAGTAATCTAAAACTTATCTGCTTTGACATTGATTTTTACAACACTCTGCAAGTGTATTTAATTACTAAAATAATACTTATGCTCAAGCTTCTTAAATTTATAACCGGACAGAAGTTATCTTCAAGACTGAAATAAACTATTATTAAAGATGTTTTCTCTCGttgatgataaaatttatttgtcGAAGGAAAATCAGTTCTAATTTTGATCTCGTTAAATTCaatcattattgaaaaacacctctttattcacatgttcaaaaatggaaggggtcgtaccgcccctccgtcacgagatatcaaaaaacggacctcggattcgtgatcagggacaaagttGAACCATGAACCAAATTGACCCCACAAATCTCCACCACCGCGATGACTAATTCCgtgcaaatcaaaacaaacccgcCATTTAGCACCTCAATTGTATTATATTAGCGTTTCCCACCCTGAAGACCGTCCAAAGATCGCGCATAACTAGATAAGCCGCATCTACAACCAGCCCCTTGCACCACCGACAACGACCAGTTCCGTTCCGGGGTCTTCTTCCGCGTGTGACCCCACAGCTGACCCTCGAACGCCGGGCAGCGAACAGATCACGGCAATCCCAAACACCACGAAGCCCAACAAGAATGACCTGTCCCAAAGAAAGAAACACACAATGGGTTAGTAGGGGCGAACCAGTCGGAAGTGTGTTTGGTGTGTGATTTATTTGGTGGAGTTACCTGTTGGAATTTATTACGCGAAGCCACAACTCCAGTGAGAACTTGGTCAGTTCGAGCCACAGCTGATACAGAATGCGCAGCGTTGCCAGCATGAAGTATCCAAAACAGATCATTCTTTGGCGGAACTTGGCCCAGCCGGTGAGGGGTGGTGGTTCGTGAACAGCTCCCAGTTGGTCCTTTTCCGACATTTCCAGCAAACTGCGGACGTACCGGATGTGGGGACACTGGTCCGCGGAACAGGAGCAGTTCATTTTGACAGGGAATTTGGAGTTTTCTTTTTGAACAGAAAATTTACACACAAGGTTTTGTCTTCATGGCATGCTGCTGCTCAAACTTTTTTGTTGACAGTCAGTAAATATTTGGATCTGGTTCATAAATTTCGAGACACGTTCAAGGATTGCCGCCCCTGTCATCATCACCACGTGGGTTAATGTTTTCCTCACGAGATTTTGGTGCGATAATCtgcatatgagcagttctctagaaaACCtcagtaatttatttttttgttatttttttctatcttCGATTTTGACGATTAGTTTAATTTATGCTGATTAATTTGGAATgtacaaaaaagttattaaacaTTAATTCTTATTtcctagagaattgctcttttccGCAAACTTTGCATACAATTCACTACCCCACTAGCAAGCTTGGCTTCACGGAAGTCTTCACCAGAACGATTAGCTACCCCCGACAAAGGTTGCGTTGAGAATACTTCCTACATCCGtcgtcggcggcggcggcaacgGGCTGGTGACATCGGACGACATTGGGATCACCTCGCCGGCGTATGGCCCCGAGTTTGACCCGTTGAACGTCGAGATGAACACGTTGATGAGCGTGATCAGAAACACCCCGATCACGGAGAAATCGTTGATCCGATCGGCTGACTGCATCTCTTGCCGTTTTCGAATGTTGAATCTAGAAACAAAAACCAAGAAAAGATTGCGTGATTCAATAAACCCCAAAAAataacagagagagagagagagagaggaaggaAGTGTTGCAACTTCCGGTGAACGGAACATAGCATAGCGGTGGCGTACCGTACCTGCTGTTGTAGAGCAGTGCAAGGCCCACGATTAGCTGCATCACCAGGCTGGTGAGGATCAGCCCAATGCTGGTGTAGTAATACGGATGCTTGTCACCGATGTCCATGACGTAGCGCAGCTGATTGGTGTTGGCCGACACCAGGGCCAGATCCATCATGCCCTGTGCGATTGATTTCTTCTGGACAAAGTTGGATAGCTCCTGGTTTGCCTGAAGGTTTAGATTATTGTGTAGTAATCtatcttttataattttttacgggtttttcttatttcaaattaagcaagatttttttttcatttttgaagtaAGTGTCATTATTTTCATCGACTttgtaattctgtaatttcaAGTTCTGTATCGAATTtgtgaaagcattttttttacagaaatgcaaaaaagacaaaaattacTTACCGTGCTTTGGTTTGTACAAGCAGCTGAAGATGAATCTGTGGAAAAAGTTGAACTCAAAATTATATTGAAATCAAGAAActtgtattgaaaatttaagaggcagtatttgtagattttgcttggtttgttctagaggtcgtatcaaagtgctccgatttggatgaaccTTTCAGTTTTTGTTTGTGTATACATGAaataaactcatgccaaatatgagccctctacgacaaagggaagtggggtaaaacgggcattgaagtttgaggtccaaaaaaacatgaaaataataaaattactcccatttgcgtaaaacttgatcaattccaactctcttagatgcattcgaaaggtcttttaaagcacttcaaaatgtatcATATACATCTAAGATTGGTTTGACTTAACGTTAGTTTTTTGCCCTGTagcccaagaagacggcactttttgggctcaatttttacatattcggaatcctcgggaaTTTTCGCGTAAGTTTGAAGTTGAATAGTTGTTTatgtgattgaaaaaaaatgccgtttagaatgaattaaaataacttttaacattttgtcggaTAAGGGGTAAAGCAgatattcgcctacttgattCAGCATTTGACTTATAGATCACAAGGTAAACGCAAACGGGAGTAATTTTATTATTCTTCATGTGTTTCGGACCTCAAACGTCAATGCCCGTTTCACCCCActttcctttgtcgtagagggctcatacttggcatgagtttatctcatgcatagacaaacaaacgctgaaagtttcatccaaatcggagcacctcgataggACCCGTTACACACTGGtgaaaactcgctcttaatagtTGCTGTTACTAGTAGTTGTTACTCATATTttaagattcaaaaatcattatttcccaaaactatttttttatgatatcaAAAGCCCTACCAAATTTGAACTTGatcagaaaatgttgatttcgaGTTCTTTTTACGTTTCAGGTGGAATGGCCCAGTAATATTCTGAATATGCTACTAACGCCTTCAAGTAtgcaacattttgaaatttatttcgcGCTGCTTACGGTTGTGATATATTGTGATAGTAACAGCGTAGATTTAaggaaaaataatcaaacttgacttttttgtgCTTTGTTGGACTAGGAAGATTGTTCtgatgctttaaaaaaatgtgacgaGTTGAATCCGTAAAATAATGACTCACCTACTTTTGAGGATGATGATTTAATATTAGGCTGAAAGTATAATAAAAAGCTGggattattttagttttaatttgattaaataAAGATAGAATGAGTGGCAAAATTTCAAGGCTTCTTTCAAAATGCGGAAGCATGGAGTAGGTTGGTACAGTTATGATCTGTGTTTCTGTGTcctgtattttgtattttttacgaTAAAACTGTTTGCTTTAGGGCTCGCCTCAAACAACcttcaaatctgtaattttcaaACCCTACTTGGTTTTAGGATGTTGGCAGGATTCTGGTTTCTTAtccattcaaaattttacatttttgtgtTTATAGAGCGTGGTTTAAAcgagaatttttaatttaaaattaaactttaagtggctataacggtgcattttatcaaaaaaatcttcaaagtgTTTTACGATTGGAAATTTGacttacatttaaataaaactgaTCCAGGGGGGTGGTGTCAGAGTAAAGGGATACTCTACTCGCCCATCACCATAATCTTGCAATAGTATTAGTGAGTAGCCCCTGTCTGAAAACTAGCCCCCGCATTAGTGTTTGTGAGTAGCCCCTATCTGAAATCGCTTGCTGATGTATTGGTAGGTGAGACCTACTGTTTCATTCTAGCAACGTTAAAACAatcaaactatttaaaatggGAAATTCTTTGCAGCAGCGTGgcgtaaaaaaaagtgttcttgTGTTCATATTTGCGTAATCACTGAGTGACGGAAGTGTCGCAGCTACCACCAAATGTCCGTCGTGGTCCGGAAAATAACGGTGTTTCGTTCAAGAAGGGGCACCCTGAAtggttttttgaagccgaaatATAAAACCTCAACCTGCTCGACCTGCACCACTGGCTGGGCTGATGACGGTTGTTTCGATCCAGATTCGCTGACGGATTGGATTTGAGGGAACCCGTAGTTACTTGAAATTGTCCTCTTTTTGCCGAAAATATTGTTATGTTgtcatttgaacaaaaatcagagTAGATCGAAACACGCGGTTCGACGCGGTTGAcagatgtgtttttttttttgttttcttctttatCTTCTCTTCGGCGTCAGATGTTTTGGTTTCAAGAAAATGGCCGTCATCACAGGGGCCTGAACTGATCTCATAGAAAATTacctatattttttcaaaaaaaaatgataaaacatgaaatattaGTTAACTCGGCGTTAAATTTTTGTTCATACTTCTTATGAGTCAAAAATTGCGGTTTTAGTCCCCTTAGACAtattaaaaactttcaaaaattaatataataTGGCTtatggaaaattcaattttaagggattttttttaaatcaccctttttttatgtacttattttttcttaaaagttctCATTGATTCCTACATTTTTGCCCAAGTTaccaaattgattagaaaattccttcaaaagttacctttttttaaatatttacgaacaatttctgtatggacagctgccaaaattgtatggagacttgtatgggtgaaccaatgacaacaaaatggcttcttttgtcaTAAGGAAGCCCCCACAAAATTTaggcaacaaaaataaaaataaaaatggtcgaaatcggccgaattcatagagaactgctcatatcgTAATTTAGTTTTCATTTccatttactatttctggactctGAATTCAGAGCCACCACACTGAACAAAAATAATCTtctgaaatcgtgaattgtgttcataaaTTTAAGAACCATGAATGAATTTATTGATGAGTTTAGTGCATTTTCACTATAA from Culex quinquefasciatus strain JHB chromosome 3, VPISU_Cqui_1.0_pri_paternal, whole genome shotgun sequence includes:
- the LOC6053348 gene encoding uncharacterized protein LOC6053348; the protein is MEMPKSSKNPLLELAGESLLERLKEFKDNKKKSRDSCDQKLLDEVTSGELISVKSKESEDKNPGRELIRYHSVVDLDDDLGDDFSSCADSVDLKGPAGTGTLQQVGLQNKPNIKSSSSKVDSSSAACTNQSTANQELSNFVQKKSIAQGMMDLALVSANTNQLRYVMDIGDKHPYYYTSIGLILTSLVMQLIVGLALLYNSRFNIRKRQEMQSADRINDFSVIGVFLITLINVFISTFNGSNSGPYAGEVIPMSSDVTSPLPPPPTTDVGSILNATFVGGS
- the LOC119770578 gene encoding uncharacterized protein LOC119770578, producing the protein MNCSCSADQCPHIRYVRSLLEMSEKDQLGAVHEPPPLTGWAKFRQRMICFGYFMLATLRILYQLWLELTKFSLELWLRVINSNRSFLLGFVVFGIAVICSLPGVRGSAVGSHAEEDPGTELVVVGGARGWL